A stretch of the Nitratireductor thuwali genome encodes the following:
- a CDS encoding substrate-binding domain-containing protein: MARGAVNLKRLSQVLGLSPTTVSRALNGFPEVNEKTRARVVEAANRLNYRPSASAASLATGKARAIGHVVPLAEHMMINPHFSDFMAGAGEVYAQFGYEMLIKVVAREDEADVYRDFASRSRVDGVVVHGPVTNDPRIPLLNSLGLPFVVHGRCDDLASDYSWLDVNNRRAFCRAAEFLFDLGHRRIALVNGIEAMNFAGRRRRGYEDAHQARGVPLDAGLMFGADMVEPYGYRVARKLLESADPPSAFLVASVLPAMGVIRAMGELGLKAGTDVSIIAFDDDLSFLQAPSEGGGRGIPFFTAMRSSIREAGRRAAEILLERIDAPADAAPRQELWEAELVIGTTTGPLRQSAGGRRAFRV; encoded by the coding sequence GTGGCTCGTGGAGCGGTCAATCTGAAACGGCTTTCGCAGGTGTTGGGACTCTCCCCGACCACCGTTTCGCGCGCGCTCAACGGCTTTCCGGAAGTCAACGAGAAAACGCGCGCCCGGGTGGTCGAGGCGGCCAACCGGCTCAACTATCGGCCGAGCGCCAGCGCAGCCAGCCTGGCCACGGGAAAGGCCCGCGCCATCGGCCATGTCGTGCCGCTGGCCGAGCACATGATGATCAACCCGCACTTTTCCGACTTCATGGCGGGGGCCGGCGAGGTGTATGCCCAATTCGGCTATGAAATGCTGATCAAGGTGGTGGCCCGCGAGGATGAAGCCGACGTTTATCGCGACTTCGCCAGCCGAAGCCGCGTCGACGGAGTCGTGGTCCACGGCCCGGTGACCAACGATCCGCGCATTCCACTGCTCAACTCGCTCGGATTGCCATTCGTCGTCCATGGCCGGTGCGACGATCTGGCGAGCGACTATTCCTGGCTGGACGTCAACAACCGGCGGGCCTTCTGCCGGGCGGCCGAGTTCCTGTTCGATCTCGGACACCGGCGCATCGCCCTCGTCAACGGTATCGAAGCGATGAACTTCGCCGGCAGGCGCCGGCGCGGCTATGAAGACGCCCATCAGGCGCGGGGCGTGCCGCTCGACGCCGGCCTGATGTTCGGGGCGGACATGGTGGAGCCTTACGGCTACCGCGTCGCCAGGAAGCTGCTTGAGAGCGCCGACCCGCCGTCGGCATTCCTGGTGGCGAGCGTGCTGCCGGCGATGGGCGTGATCCGGGCGATGGGGGAACTGGGGCTGAAGGCGGGGACGGACGTGTCGATCATCGCCTTCGACGACGACCTTTCCTTTCTCCAGGCACCGAGCGAGGGCGGGGGCAGAGGCATCCCGTTCTTCACCGCCATGCGCTCCTCCATCCGCGAGGCGGGACGCCGCGCGGCAGAAATTCTGCTGGAGCGGATCGACGCGCCCGCCGATGCGGCGCCCAGGCAGGAGTTGTGGGAGGCCGAACTGGTGATCGGAACAACAACCGGCCCGCTGAGACAGAGCGCTGGCGGGCGCCGCGCATTCCGGGTATAG
- a CDS encoding ABC transporter substrate-binding protein, producing MIRPRISGTAACALTLALACGAAGAQELKFAPGEDNRFNWDSYEEFKAENDLSGQELTIFGPWLSADEELFESIVAYFEDATGATVNYSGSDSFEQQIVIDTQSGSAPNIAIFPQPGLAANLAEMGHLASLGSETADWVKENYAAGQSWVDLGTYAGQDGTENFYAFPYKADVKSLVWYVPENFEDAGYEIPETMEELKALTEQIAADGETPWCIGLGSGGATGWPATDWVEDMLLRTQPPEVYDQWVANEIPFDDERIVAAIEEFGWFARNEDFVDGGTEGVVSTDFRDSPKGLFSSPPKCYMHHQASFIPSFFPEGTELGLDADFFYMPAYEGKDLGKPVLGAGTVFAITEDSDAARAFIEFLKTPVAHELWMAQSGFLTPYTAVNADAYANEPLKKQGDILASATTFRFDGSDLMPGRIGAGAFWTGMIDYVGGKSAEDVASDIQKEWEAIK from the coding sequence ATGATCAGACCGAGGATTTCGGGCACGGCCGCTTGCGCGCTGACGCTGGCGCTTGCCTGCGGCGCGGCGGGAGCCCAGGAACTCAAATTCGCGCCTGGCGAGGACAATCGCTTCAACTGGGACAGTTATGAAGAGTTCAAGGCCGAGAACGATCTATCAGGGCAGGAGCTGACCATATTCGGTCCCTGGCTATCCGCCGACGAGGAACTGTTCGAGTCGATTGTGGCCTATTTCGAGGATGCGACCGGCGCGACCGTCAACTATTCCGGCTCGGATTCTTTCGAGCAGCAGATCGTCATCGACACGCAGTCTGGCAGCGCGCCCAACATAGCCATTTTCCCGCAGCCGGGCCTTGCCGCCAATCTCGCCGAAATGGGCCACCTGGCCTCGCTTGGCAGCGAGACGGCGGATTGGGTCAAGGAGAACTACGCCGCCGGCCAGTCCTGGGTCGATCTCGGTACCTATGCCGGCCAGGACGGGACAGAGAACTTCTACGCCTTCCCGTACAAGGCCGACGTCAAATCGCTGGTCTGGTACGTCCCCGAGAATTTCGAGGACGCGGGCTACGAGATCCCGGAGACCATGGAGGAGTTGAAGGCCCTCACCGAGCAGATCGCGGCGGACGGCGAGACGCCGTGGTGCATCGGCCTTGGCTCTGGCGGTGCCACCGGTTGGCCGGCGACCGACTGGGTCGAGGACATGCTGCTGCGGACGCAGCCGCCGGAGGTCTATGACCAATGGGTCGCCAACGAGATTCCTTTCGATGACGAGCGTATCGTCGCCGCGATCGAGGAATTCGGCTGGTTCGCCCGCAATGAAGACTTCGTCGACGGCGGCACCGAGGGCGTCGTTTCCACGGATTTCCGCGACAGCCCCAAGGGCCTCTTCTCCTCGCCGCCCAAATGCTACATGCATCACCAGGCATCTTTCATTCCGAGCTTCTTTCCCGAGGGTACGGAACTCGGCCTCGACGCCGACTTCTTCTATATGCCGGCTTATGAGGGCAAGGATCTCGGCAAGCCCGTGCTCGGCGCGGGGACGGTGTTCGCCATCACCGAGGATTCCGATGCCGCGCGCGCTTTCATCGAATTCCTGAAGACGCCCGTGGCTCATGAGTTGTGGATGGCGCAGTCCGGCTTCCTGACCCCCTACACCGCGGTCAATGCCGATGCTTATGCGAACGAGCCACTCAAGAAGCAGGGCGACATCCTGGCCAGCGCCACCACCTTCCGCTTCGACGGCTCGGACCTGATGCCAGGCCGCATCGGCGCCGGCGCCTTCTGGACAGGGATGATCGACTATGTCGGCGGCAAGTCGGCCGAAGATGTCGCGTCGGACATCCAGAAGGAATGGGAAGCGATCAAGTAG